A DNA window from Flavobacterium sp. contains the following coding sequences:
- the tgt gene encoding tRNA guanosine(34) transglycosylase Tgt: protein MKFDLLQKDPQSKARAGSITTDHGVIETPIFMPVGTVASVKGVHQRELKDDINPDIILGNTYHLYLRPQTEILEKAGGLHKFMNWDRNILTDSGGYQVYSLSSNRKIKEEGVKFKSHIDGSYHVFTPENVMEIQRTIGADIIMAFDECTPYPCDYRYAQRSMHMTHRWLDRCINHLEKVPYKYGYEQTFFPIVQGSTYKDLRRQSAEYIANAGQQGNAIGGLSVGEPAEEMYVMTEVVCEILPEDKPRYLMGVGTPINILENIALGIDMFDCVMPTRNARNGMLFTANGTINIKNKKWEADFSPIDEMGHTFVDTEYTKAYLRHLFAANEYLGKQIATIHNLGFYMWLVREARKHILAGDFRPWKEMMVKNMSQRL, encoded by the coding sequence GATCCGCAGTCTAAAGCGAGAGCGGGAAGTATAACTACAGATCACGGCGTAATTGAAACGCCTATTTTTATGCCTGTTGGAACAGTAGCTTCTGTAAAAGGAGTGCATCAGCGTGAATTAAAAGACGATATTAATCCGGATATTATTCTTGGAAATACTTATCATTTATATTTACGTCCGCAGACAGAAATTCTTGAAAAAGCCGGAGGATTGCATAAATTCATGAATTGGGATCGTAATATTTTGACTGATTCTGGAGGATATCAGGTGTATTCTCTTTCTTCAAACAGAAAAATTAAAGAAGAAGGAGTAAAGTTCAAATCGCACATTGATGGTTCTTACCATGTTTTTACTCCAGAAAATGTAATGGAAATTCAGCGTACAATTGGTGCTGATATCATTATGGCATTTGACGAATGCACGCCTTATCCTTGCGATTACAGATATGCACAGAGATCTATGCATATGACACACCGCTGGTTAGACCGATGCATTAATCACCTGGAAAAAGTTCCTTATAAATACGGTTACGAACAAACGTTTTTCCCGATTGTTCAGGGAAGTACTTACAAAGATTTACGCCGCCAGTCTGCTGAATATATTGCAAATGCAGGTCAGCAGGGAAATGCAATTGGTGGACTTTCAGTTGGTGAACCAGCAGAAGAGATGTATGTCATGACAGAAGTTGTCTGCGAAATTCTTCCGGAAGATAAACCTCGTTACTTAATGGGAGTAGGGACTCCTATAAATATATTAGAAAATATTGCATTAGGAATTGATATGTTCGACTGCGTTATGCCAACCCGTAACGCAAGGAACGGAATGCTGTTTACAGCAAATGGAACAATCAATATCAAAAACAAAAAATGGGAAGCTGATTTTTCTCCAATCGATGAAATGGGGCATACATTTGTTGATACAGAATATACAAAAGCATATTTACGTCATTTGTTTGCAGCTAATGAATACTTAGGAAAACAAATTGCAACTATTCATAATCTTGGTTTCTATATGTGGTTGGTTCGTGAGGCTAGAAAACATATCTTAGCAGGCGATTTTAGACCATGGAAAGAAATGATGGTTAAAAATATGAGTCAAAGACTTTAA